The following proteins are co-located in the Pseudomonas antarctica genome:
- a CDS encoding M10 family metallopeptidase C-terminal domain-containing protein: MPMLSNSFQAGSNDPSQKKQPEGLPRDSLEPPKQLQDEAPDSAFTAEAAATSQPSPDVIAKWNRVAQLLTADSLIQMLRKPYSKDTAQSLKDLRALLSEDSLNTLTSDPAVMSQLRDNIGRTLSEKNIKAGQAEAAWIPNPDLTPERIQERTSQVDPAESYVAIKQIEIERQQEKANTLQRTRLSTPLSKNLIAIGKPFQPAEADTTPESTPAEPDSNPLATSKPLQSEGTKKPSNIDESQADSNTGASAEATAKKDRLEQLLSRDSLIQMMREPNSKETAQRAQELRELLSEDSLKTLEPDPAKREKIQNIIRQIFSPANLEALQREAEAIPEPGKPLEDAHKDQPAPDSPPDRAPTAPGNTPLPPAEGTPQIFSYNDINAAPGEVMNFSSGTDKIDLTGIRTQLGQQPLSLVERFSGVSGEMTINYYAGSNTSFVTISRNPGEPPFELKVSGEVRYRDIKA; encoded by the coding sequence ATGCCCATGCTGTCAAACTCCTTCCAGGCGGGCTCGAATGATCCCTCGCAAAAGAAGCAACCCGAAGGGCTTCCCCGCGACAGCCTCGAACCACCAAAACAGCTACAAGATGAGGCGCCCGACAGCGCCTTTACCGCCGAGGCTGCAGCAACCTCTCAACCCTCGCCAGACGTCATCGCAAAGTGGAACAGAGTCGCCCAATTGTTAACTGCGGACAGCCTCATCCAGATGCTGCGCAAGCCATACTCCAAGGACACCGCGCAGAGCCTCAAGGACCTGCGTGCGCTGTTGAGCGAGGACTCACTTAACACCCTGACCAGTGATCCGGCCGTTATGTCACAACTGCGGGATAATATCGGCCGGACATTAAGCGAGAAAAACATCAAGGCCGGACAGGCTGAAGCCGCATGGATTCCAAACCCAGACCTGACCCCTGAAAGGATCCAGGAGCGCACTAGCCAGGTCGATCCCGCAGAAAGCTACGTAGCTATCAAGCAGATCGAAATCGAACGACAACAGGAGAAAGCCAATACGCTGCAGCGCACTCGCCTGAGCACCCCCCTCAGCAAAAACCTGATAGCTATTGGCAAGCCGTTTCAGCCGGCCGAGGCCGATACAACGCCCGAAAGTACACCTGCCGAGCCAGACAGCAACCCATTGGCAACGTCGAAACCTCTCCAATCTGAGGGTACCAAAAAGCCCTCCAATATCGACGAAAGCCAGGCTGATTCAAATACCGGAGCCTCAGCCGAAGCCACCGCAAAGAAGGACAGACTTGAGCAGTTGTTAAGCCGAGACAGCCTCATCCAGATGATGCGCGAACCGAATTCCAAGGAAACCGCACAGCGAGCACAAGAGCTCCGTGAACTCTTGAGCGAAGACTCACTTAAAACCCTGGAGCCTGATCCAGCAAAGCGGGAAAAGATTCAGAATATAATCCGCCAAATATTTAGTCCGGCCAACCTGGAAGCGCTGCAACGCGAAGCCGAGGCCATTCCAGAGCCAGGGAAACCGCTTGAAGACGCCCACAAGGACCAGCCCGCGCCCGACTCACCGCCCGACCGTGCGCCCACCGCGCCCGGCAATACCCCTTTGCCCCCCGCTGAAGGCACCCCGCAAATTTTCAGCTATAACGACATCAACGCGGCGCCCGGCGAGGTGATGAACTTTTCGTCAGGTACCGACAAGATCGATTTGACCGGCATTCGCACGCAACTGGGCCAACAGCCGTTGTCATTGGTCGAACGTTTCTCCGGCGTCAGTGGCGAAATGACGATTAACTACTATGCAGGCAGCAACACCAGTTTCGTGACGATTTCCCGCAACCCGGGAGAGCCGCCGTTCGAACTGAAAGTGTCTGGCGAAGTGCGATACCGAGACATCAAGGCCTGA